The genomic DNA ACCTTGAGGCCCTTCAGTCCGAGATCCATCGTGATTCTCTCCTAGGATTTACGCGTCACCATCCGCCATCGCCCGGACGCGGGCGTAGAAATCGAGCAGCACACGGCTCGGCTCGTAGAGTTCGATCATGTGGCCATAGTGCCGGACGGTATCGATCATCGCGAACGCGGTCGCGCTGGTCTCGGCATAGAGCGCGCACTCGTCGCCGCCGGCGGCAAAGCGATCGATCGCCGCGGTCAGATCGTCGACGAACAGCGCGACATGATGCATCCCGAACCGCCCCGATCCGCTCGGATACATATCGTGGAACGCCGACGGCCCGGCATCGTGCTGCTGCACGAACTCGACCATCACCTCGCCCCATTGCCCATAGGCCGATCCGTGATCGAGCACGGCCGGCCGCCCGCGGTGGCGCACGATCGGCGTCGGCACATGGTCGATCACCAGGAACGGCCCCGATCCGAACGCCGCGCGGTGCGCGTCGGCGGCGGCACGGATGTCCGGCACGAAATAGGCGATCTGGCGCGCGGGCAGCGCGACGGGCAGTCCGACGGTCGGGTCACACACCCGCCATGCCCGCAGTCGCCCCGCCATCGACCACATAGTCCGCGCCGGTGATGAACGCGGCATCGTCCGATCCGAGGAACGCGACCAGCCCCGCAATCTCCTCCAGCGTCGCCATCCGCTTCATCGGCGAAACGCCTTCCAGCATGGTGCGCGCCGCCGCCGGATCGGGCGCTCCGGCGATCGCCCCCTCGATCAGCGCGGTCGCAACCACGCCAGGCAGGATTGCGTTGCAACGGATGCGATAGCCGCGCGCCGCGCAATGCATCGCCACCGATTTCGCCAGCAGCCGCGCGCCGCCCTTGGTCGCGGTATAGCCGACGTTGCCGGCAAGCCCGAGCATCCCGCTGATCGAACTGTTGATCACGATCGCGCCGCTCGGCCCGTCGGGATTGTCACGCATCACGCGGATCGCGGTCTGCGCGGTCAGCATCGGCCCGGTCAGGTTCACCGCGAGGATCGCGTTCCAGTCCGCCACCGCGACATCCTCGATATTGGTGTCGCCACCTTCCATCCCGGCATTGGCGAACGCCAGATCGAGCCGCCCGAACGCCCGCAACCGCGCCTCGACCTCCCCCCAGCCCTCGGCATCCTCCACCGAATGCGCGAGAAACTCGCCGCCAGTCTCCGCCGCGACGGCCGCCCCGGCCGCGGCATTGCGCCCGGTGAACAGTACCTGCGCCCCCTCCCGCGCGAGCCGCCCGACCGTCGCCGCGCCGATCCCGGACGTGCCGCCCGTCACCAGCGCGACCTTCCCGCGATATCGCTCCATCAGCGCACCTGCAGCACGCTGTACGACCGCGTGACGAAGCGCCATTCGCCATCAGCGTCGCGGCGCAGGCGATCGTCATAGCGGCCCGACACCAGCCGCTCGACGCCATCGGTCTGCTTGAGCATCTCGAGCATGTATGCACGCGAATCGGCGTGATCGCCGTCGATCGCAACCGATCCCTGCGCGAGATACATGCCCGCCGCAGAATAGCCCGCCATCAGTGTCAACCACAGGTCGCGGATCGCCGCGCGGCCCTCGGCGCGGTGCGGCCCCACCTCCCAAACCGCGTCTTCCGCCCAGCATTCCGCCCAATCGTCGGCGTCGTTGCGGAACACGGCATCATTATAGCTCTCCAGCCGCTGGCGGATGGCGAGGCGGTCCTCGACGCTCCCGTTAAAGCCGCGCATCACTGCGCCACCCGGCCGAAATGCGCCTGCGGCACGCCGCCGGAATCGTACACCGGCTCGATCGCGTCGCAGCGATACTTCTGCGAGCGCGCGGTGATCAGCCCGGATGCGCCCACATGATCGCGCATCGCGGCATAGCTGGGATCGCGGAAATGCCCGGCGAGCGCCTCCTCGCTTTCCCATTCCTCGAACACGTGGATTCGGCCGGGCGTCGCCGGGTCGACCGCCCAGTCATAGGCGATGCACCCCGGTTCGGCGCGCGACGCCGCGATGAACGGTTGCGCATCAAGCAGCGCGCGCTCGACGCGCTCCGGCTCCAGATCGATGACGGCCGAGATGATGACGGGCATGGCAACTCCTCACAGGGGGTCGGGAATCGGGGTGGCGGCACGGATCGGCCGCGTGACGACGAGGCTTGCGAGCGCGACCGCGATGCCGCCGGCGAGCGCCAGGAACGGTGTTCGGAAGTCGCTCGCGACCAGCTCGCTGCTGCCGGGATCGAGCAGCATCAAGGTGATCGTCGCGCCAAGCCCGGTGCCGACCTGCTGCGCGGTGAACAGCAGCGCCGTGCCCACGCCCTGTTCGCGTGGCATGAGCGGCGCAGTCGCGGCCTGCATCAACACGATGAAAGCGCTAACGCTGCCGAGCGCGCAGATCATCATCCCCGGCGCGATGCTGGCGGCATAGGGCTGGCCCATGCTGAGCGCGAGCCATGCGAGCCCGGTAAGATTGACGAGCCCCGCGCCCAGCAGCGCACTACGCATCGGCACGCGCGCGAGCAGCGTCGGCGCGATCTGCCCACCGGCGATCACCGCAATCGCATACGGCA from Sphingomonas radiodurans includes the following:
- a CDS encoding nuclear transport factor 2 family protein, encoding MRGFNGSVEDRLAIRQRLESYNDAVFRNDADDWAECWAEDAVWEVGPHRAEGRAAIRDLWLTLMAGYSAAGMYLAQGSVAIDGDHADSRAYMLEMLKQTDGVERLVSGRYDDRLRRDADGEWRFVTRSYSVLQVR
- a CDS encoding VOC family protein, which encodes MCDPTVGLPVALPARQIAYFVPDIRAAADAHRAAFGSGPFLVIDHVPTPIVRHRGRPAVLDHGSAYGQWGEVMVEFVQQHDAGPSAFHDMYPSGSGRFGMHHVALFVDDLTAAIDRFAAGGDECALYAETSATAFAMIDTVRHYGHMIELYEPSRVLLDFYARVRAMADGDA
- a CDS encoding SDR family NAD(P)-dependent oxidoreductase, which translates into the protein MERYRGKVALVTGGTSGIGAATVGRLAREGAQVLFTGRNAAAGAAVAAETGGEFLAHSVEDAEGWGEVEARLRAFGRLDLAFANAGMEGGDTNIEDVAVADWNAILAVNLTGPMLTAQTAIRVMRDNPDGPSGAIVINSSISGMLGLAGNVGYTATKGGARLLAKSVAMHCAARGYRIRCNAILPGVVATALIEGAIAGAPDPAAARTMLEGVSPMKRMATLEEIAGLVAFLGSDDAAFITGADYVVDGGATAGMAGV
- a CDS encoding putative quinol monooxygenase; protein product: MPVIISAVIDLEPERVERALLDAQPFIAASRAEPGCIAYDWAVDPATPGRIHVFEEWESEEALAGHFRDPSYAAMRDHVGASGLITARSQKYRCDAIEPVYDSGGVPQAHFGRVAQ